The stretch of DNA CATTGAATTGTAATCATATGCATAAGTACTGCGAGCCCTCCTCACAGCCTCCGTAACGAATCACAGACAGACAACAACCAGTCACAAGCAACGAACATGCGGACAGACAACCAGTCAAAAGCAATGGACAGGCGAACAGACAACCAGTCAAAAGCAATGGACAGGCGAACAGACAACCAGTCACAAACAGCGGACAGGGGAACAGACAACCAGTCACAAACAGCGGACAGGGGAACAGGGGAACAGACAACCAGTCACAGGGGAAACAGCGGACAGGGGAACAGACAACCAGTCACAAACAGCGACAGGGAACAGACAACCAGTCACAAACAGCAGGGGAACAGGACAGCGGGACAGGCGAACAGACAACCAGTCACAAACAGCGGACAGGGGAACAGACAACCAGTCACAAACAGCGGACAGGGGAACAGACAACCAGTCACAAACAGCGGACAGGGGAACAGACAACCAGTCACAAACAGCGGACAGGGGAACAGACAACCAGTCACAAACAGTGGACAGGGGAACAGACAACCAGTCACAAACAGCGGCGAACAGACCAGGGGAAGGGAACAGACAACCAGTCACAAACAGCGGACAGGGGGGACCAGTCACAAACAGCGGACAGGGGAACAGACAACCAGTCAGAACAGACAACCAGTCACAAACAGCGGACAGGGGAACAGACAACCAGTCACAAACAGCGGACAGGAACAGACAACCAGTCACAAACAGCGGACAGGGGAACAGACAACCAGTCACAAACAGTGGACAGGGGAACAGACAACAGGCAACAGCGGACAGGGGAACAGACAACCAGTCAGGGGAACAGACAACCAGCGGACAGGGGAACAGACAACCAGTCACAAACAGCGGACAGGGGAACAGACAACAAACCACAAACAGCGGACAGGGGAACAGACAACCAGTCACAAACAGCGGACAGGGGGACAACAAAACAAGAACAACCAGACACAAACAGCGGACAGGGGAACAGCGAACAGACAACCACAACCAGAACACATAAGCAAGCGGAGCCACGAGCAACGGACAGGGAACAGACAATAAGCCACAAGCAACGGACAGGCGAACAGACAACCAGCCACCAACACAGCAAGCAACGGACAGGCGAACAGACAACCAGCCACAAGCAACGGACAGGCGAACAGACAACCAGCCACAAGCAACGGACAGGCGAACAGACAACCAGCCACAAGCAACGGACAGGCGAACAGACAATAAGCCACAAGCAACGGACAGGCGAACAGACAACCAGCCACAAGCAACGGACAGGCAATAAGCCACAAACAGACAACAGACAACCAGCCAACAAGCAACGCCACAAGCAACGGACAGGCGAACAGACAACCAGCCACAAGCAACGGACAGGCGAACAGACAATAAGACAACCAGCCACAAGCAACGGACAGATAACCAAGCGAACAGACAACCAGCCACAAGCAACGGACGCGAACAGACAGGCAACGAACAGACAATAAGCAGGCGAACAGACAATAAGCCACAAGCAACGGACACAGCGTAACAGACAACCAGCCAGCCACAAGCAACAGGCCAGACAACCAGCCACAAGCAACGGACAGGCGAACAGACAACCAGACAATAACAACGGAAGCCACACCAGCCACAAGCAACGGAGGCGAACAGACAACAATCAACGGACAGGCGAACAACAACCAGCGAACAGACAACCAGCCACAAAGCAACGAACAGACAATAAGCCACAAGCAACGGATAGGCGAACAGACAACCAGCCAAGCAACGGACACAAACGGACATAACAGACAACCAGCCACAAGCAACGGACAGACAACCAGCCACAGTAACGGAAGAACAGACAGGCGAACAGACAACCAGCCACAAGCAACGGACAGGCGAAAGACAATAAGCCACAAGCAATGGACAGGCGAACAGACAACCAGCCACAAGCAACGGACGGACAGGACAATAAGCCACAAGCAACGGACAGGCGAACAGACAACGAGCAACCAGCCAGACAAGCCACAAGCAGCGGAACGGACAGGCGAACAGACAACCAGCCACAAGCAACGGACAGGCGAACAGACAATAAGCCACAAGCAACGGACAGGCGAACAGACAACCAGCCACAAGCAACGGACAGGCGAACAGACAACAAGCCACAAGCAACGGACAGGCGAACAGACAACCAGCCACAAGCAACGGACGGACAGCCACAAACGAACAGACAACCAGCCAGCCAAGCAACGGACAGGCGAACAGACAATAAGACAGCCAGCCAGACAACCAGCGCACAAGCGGACAGGCGAACAGACAATAAGCCACAAGCAACGGACAGGCGAACAGACAACCAGCCACAAGCAACGGACAGGCGAACAGACAATAAGCCACAAGCAACGGACAGGCGAACAGACAACCAGCCACAAGCAACGGACAGGCGAACAGACAATAAGCAACGGACAGGCGAACAGACAACCAGCCACAAGCAACGGACAGGCGAACAGACAATAAGCCACAAGCAACGGACAGGCGAACAGACAACCAGCCACAAGGACGGAGGCGAACAGACAACCAGCCACAAGCAACAACGGACAAGCAACGGCGAACAGACAATAACCAGCCACAAACACAGCGAACAGACAATAAGCCACGGACAGGCGAACAGACAACCAGCCACAACGGACAGAACAGACAATAAGCCACAAGAAACGGACAGGCGAACAGACAATAAGCCACAAGCAACGGACAGGCGAACAGACAATAAACGCAACGGAGGCGAACAGACAACCAGCCACAAGCAACGGACAGGCGAACAGACAGACAACACAAGCCACAAGCAACGGACAGAACGGACAGGCGAACAGACAACCAGCCACAAGCAACGGACAGGCGAAAGACAAACACGGACAGGCGAACAGACAACCACAACGGACAGGCGAACAGACAATAAGCCACAAGCAACGGACAGGCGAACAGACAACCAGCCACAAGCAACGGACAGGCGAACAGACAATAAGCCACAAGCAACGGACAGGCGAACAGACAACCAGCCACAAGCAACGGACAGGCGAACAGACAATAAGCCACAAGCAACGGACAGGCGAACAGACAATAAGCCACAAGCAACGGACAGGCGAACAGAACAGACAGACAATAAGCGGACAGGCAGCCACAACGGAAGCAATGGACAACGGCGAAACAGACAATAAGCCACAAGCAACGGACAGGCGAACAGACAACAGCCACAAGCAATGGAAGCGAACAGACAATAAGCCACAACGGACAGGCGAACAGACAACCAGCCACAAGCAACGGAGGCGAACAGACAATAAGCCACAAGAAGCAACGGACAGGCGAACAGACAATAAGCCACAAGCAACGGACTGGCGAATAGACAACAGACAGCCGGACAAGCAACCGGACAGGCGCGAACAGACAACCAATAAGGCGAACAGACAAGCAACGGACAGGCGAACAGACAACCAGCCACAAGCAACGGACAGGCGAACGAACAGTCGACGGGAAGCAATCGGATTGGGGGTAATGTTTACGGAAGCGGTTCCCGAGAAGAGAAAGAGTGTTACGATACGATCGAGAGCACGGCCACCCGGAAACACACACCCCGGGATCAGGAATCACTTCCTTGGATTAGGAACCCCACTCGGGAATCGGTAATCGCATCCCGGAATCAGGCGTCGAGAAGCTTTTCACTGC from Macrobrachium rosenbergii isolate ZJJX-2024 chromosome 51, ASM4041242v1, whole genome shotgun sequence encodes:
- the LOC136832961 gene encoding protein rtoA-like, which gives rise to MRTDNQSKAMDRRTDNQSKAMDRRTDNQSQTADRGTDNQSQTADRGTGEQTTSHRGNSGQGNRQPVTNSDREQTTSHKQQGNRTAGQANRQPVTNSGQGNRQPVTNSGQGNRQPVTNSGQGNRQPVTNSGQGNRQPVTNSGQGNRQPVTNSGEQTRGREQTTSHKQRTGGTSHKQRTGEQTTSQNRQPVTNSGQGNRQPVTNSGQEQTTSHKQRTGEQTTSHKQWTGEQTTGNSGQGNRQPVRGTDNQRTGEQTTSHKQRTGEQTTNHKQRTGEQTTSHKQRTGGQQNKNNQTQTADRGTANRQPQPEHISKRSHEQRTGNRQ
- the LOC136832962 gene encoding uncharacterized protein — protein: MDRRTDNQPQATDGQDNKPQATDRRTDNEQPARQATSSGTDRRTDNQPQATDRRTDNKPQATDRRTDNQPQATDRRTDNKPQATDRRTDNQPQATDGQPQTNRQPASQATDRRTDNKTASQTTSAQADRRTDNKPQATDRRTDNQPQATDRRTDNKPQATDRRTDNQPQATDRRTDNKQRTGEQTTSHKQRTGEQTISHKQRTGEQTTSHKDGGEQTTSHKQQRTSNGEQTITSHKHSEQTISHGQANRQPATTDRTDNKPQETDRRTDNKPQATDRRTDNKRNGGEQTTSHKQRTGEQTDNTSHKQRTERTGEQTTSHKQRTGERQTRTGEQTTTTDRRTDNKPQATDRRTDNQPQATDRRTDNKPQATDRRTDNQPQATDRRTDNKPQATDRRTDNKPQATDRRTEQTDNKRTGSHNGSNGQRRNRQ